The window GGTGGAGGGTGACGACGATTTCCGTGCAGGTCACAGGAAGACATTTCCCGGCCCGGATATAAAAAGGAACCCCGTGCCAACGCCAAGAATCGATATTCAGCCGCATCGCGCCAAATGTTTCCGTTGTCGAGTCGGCGGCGACCCCGGGCTCTTGGAGGTAACCGTTAAATTGGCCACGGAGGATGTCTTGGGGGCCGAGGGATTTAATGGCTTTTAGGACTTTGACTTTTTCATCACGGATGGACTCACTGTCGTCGCGTACTGGGGGTTCCATCGCGATATTGGCCATGAGCTGGAACATGTGGTTTTGGATCACGTCCTTGATCGTGCCGGTCCGGTCGTAGAAAGCGCCCCGGCCTTGCACGCCGAAATCCTCGGCCATGGTGATTTGGACACTCTTGATATGTTCGCGGTTCCAGAAAGATTCCATCAAGGTATTAGCAAAACGGCAGAAGACCATATTCTGGACGGGCCCCTTGCCGAGGTAATGGTCGATGCGGAAGATGTCTTGTTCCTCAAAATTACCCAAGAGAGTTTTATTGAGTTCACGCGCCGAGGCGAGATCAGTGCCGAAAGGTTTTTCGACAATCACACGGGCTCCTTTTGGGGCACAGCCCGATTTACCCAGCTGCTCGACGACCGTTGCGAAAAGTACCGGGGGAATAGCGAGGTAATGCGCGGGCCGGGATGATTTACCCAGCGCAGCGCGTAAAGTCTGGAATGTAGCGGGATCATTATAGTCCCCGTCCACATAACCCAGGAGGGAGGAGAGTTTTGCAAAGGCTGCCGGGTCGAGGCCCCCGTGTTTTTCGAGGCTGTCTTTTGCCCGAGCTTTGAGCTGGTCGAGATCCCATCCGGCCTTGGCGACACCGATGACCGGGATATTCAGGTGTCCCCGTTTGACCATGGCTTGGAGAGAGGGGAATATTTTTTTATAAGCCAAGTCACCAGTG of the Verrucomicrobiota bacterium genome contains:
- the zwf gene encoding glucose-6-phosphate dehydrogenase is translated as MPLISSDALVFFGATGDLAYKKIFPSLQAMVKRGHLNIPVIGVAKAGWDLDQLKARAKDSLEKHGGLDPAAFAKLSSLLGYVDGDYNDPATFQTLRAALGKSSRPAHYLAIPPVLFATVVEQLGKSGCAPKGARVIVEKPFGTDLASARELNKTLLGNFEEQDIFRIDHYLGKGPVQNMVFCRFANTLMESFWNREHIKSVQITMAEDFGVQGRGAFYDRTGTIKDVIQNHMFQLMANIAMEPPVRDDSESIRDEKVKVLKAIKSLGPQDILRGQFNGYLQEPGVAADSTTETFGAMRLNIDSWRWHGVPFYIRAGKCLPVTCTEIVVTLHQAPSMYHGFNLKPNIVRFRISPDVIIAFGMNILNPLKDKASEYTEIIQNHHPTAEEEDAYERVLGEAIAGDATLFAREDYVEEAWRIVDPALKANTAVHPYEPGTWGPTEGGHIMPPGGWDNPAKPAC